One Ochotona princeps isolate mOchPri1 chromosome 29, mOchPri1.hap1, whole genome shotgun sequence genomic region harbors:
- the RNF10 gene encoding E3 ubiquitin-protein ligase RNF10 isoform X1 produces the protein MPQSSPNAAATTASDMDKNSGSNSSSASSGSSKGQQPPRSASAGPAGESKTKSDGKNSNGSKRYNRKREYSYPKNENFSNQSRRPNSQKSKTFNKMPPERGGGSSKPFSSSFNGGRRDEVAEAQRAEFSPAQFSGPKKINLNHLLNFTFEPRGQASHFEGSGHGSWGKRNKWGHKPFNKELFLQANCQFVVSEDQDYTAHFADPDTLVNWDFVEQVRICSHEVPSCPICLYPPTAAKITRCGHIFCWACILHYLSLSEKTWSKCPICYSSVHKKDLKSVVATESRQYVVGDTITMQLMKREKGVLVALPKSKWMNVDHPIHLGDEQHSQYSKLLLASKEQVLHRVVLEEKLALEQQLAEEKHTPESCFIEAAIQELKTREEALSGLAGSKEEVTGVMAALEQLVLMAPLAKESDFQPRKGVLEYLSAFDDETTEVCPLDCPSCPPALSVVEEEEAVLEPEPEGLPEACDHSQLADDNLGEGTICIESSQEEPLNKPDTTHLSSSPCYYFYQAEDGQHMFLHPVNVRCLVREYGSLEQSPEKISATVVEIAGYSMSEDVRQRHRYLSHLPLTCEFSICELALQPPVVSKETLEIFSDDIEKRKRQRQKKAREERRRERRIEMEENKKQGKYPEVYIPLENLQQFPAFNSHACSSDSASGPTSKEGQEALSLSPLSRSPGSHADFLLTPLSPTAGQGSPSCVGSLEEDSPFPSFAQMLRVGKAKADVWPKSTPKKDENSLVPPASVDSDGESDNSDRVPVPSFQNSFSQAIEAAFMKLDIPATSDPLSEEKGGKKRKKQKQKLLFSTSVVHTK, from the exons ATGGAAAGAACTCGAATGGATCCAAGCGTTACAATCGCAAACGTGAATATTCTTAccctaaaaatgaaaattttagcaaCCAGTCCCGTCGCCCCAATTCACAGAAAAGCAAAACTTTTAATAAGATGCCTCCTGAAAGGGGTGGTGGCAGCAGCAAACCCTTTAGCTCTTCTTTTAATGGTGGAAGACGAGATGAG GTAGCAGAGGCTCAGCGGGCAGAGTTTAGCCCTGCCCAATTCTCTGGTCCTAAGAAGATCAATCTGAACCACTTGCTGAATTTCACTTTTGAACCCCGTGGCCAAGCAAGTCACTTTGAGGGTAGTGGACATGGCAGCTGGGGTAAAAGGAACAAGTGGGGACACAAGCCCTTCAACAAGGAACTCTTTTTACAGGCCAA CTGCCAATTTGTAGTATCTGAAGACCAAGACTACACAGCTCATTTTGCAGATCCTGATACTTTAGTCAACTGGGACTTTGTGGAACAAGTG CGCATCTGTAGCCATGAAGTGCCATCTTGCCCAATATGCCTCTATCCACCTACAGCAGCCAAGATAACCCGTTGTGGACACATCTTTTGCTGGGCGTGCATTCTGCACTATCTTTCACTGAGTGAGAAGACATGGAGTAAATGTCCCATCTGTTATAGTTCTGTGCATAAGAAAGATCTTAAGAG TGTTGTTGCCACGGAGTCTCGCCAGTATGTTGTTGGGGACACCATTACAATGCAGctaatgaagagagagaaaggggtctTGGTGGCCTTGCCCAAATCCAAATGGATGAATGTAGACCATCCCATTCATCTAGGAG ATGAACAGCACAGCCAGTACTCAAAGTTGCTGCTTGCTTCTAAGGAGCAGGTGCTACACCGGGTGGTACTAGAAGAGAAATTAGCGctggagcagcagctggcagaggaGAAGCACACTCCTGAGTCCTGCTTTATTGAAGCAGCTATCCAGGAGCTCAAG ACTCGGGAAGAGGCTCTGTCAGGATTGGCTGGAAGCAAAGAAGAGGTCACTGGTGTCATGGCTGCCCTGGAACAACTGGTGCTGATGGCTCCCTTGGCGAAGGAGTCTGATTTTCAACCCAGGAAG GGTGTGCTAGAGTATCTGTCTGCCTTTGATGATGAGACCACAGAAGTTTGTCCGCTGGACTGTCCATCTTGTCCACCTGCTCTCTCTGTGGTAGAAGAAGAGGAAGCAGTGTTAGAACCGGAGCCTGAAGGATTACCAGAGGCCTGTGATCATTCACAATTAGCAGATGACAATCTTGGGGAAGGGACCATTTGTATTGAGTCCAGCCAGGAGGAGCCCCTCAACAAGCCAGACACCACACATCTCAGCAGCTCTCCTTGTTACTACTTTTACCAAG CGGAAGATGGACAGCATATGTTCCTGCACCCTGTGAATGTGCGCTGCCTCGTGCGGGAGTACGGCAGCCTGGAACAGAGCCCAGAGAAGATCTCAGCAACTGTGGTAGAGATCGCTGGTTACTCCATGTCCGAG GATGTTCGACAGCGTCATAGATATCTCTCTCACTTGCCGCTCACCTGTGAGTTCAGCATCTGTGAACTGGCCCTGCAGCCTCCTGTGGTCTCCAAGGAAACACTGGAGATATTCTCAG ATGACATTGAGAAAAGGAAGCGTCAGCGCCAGAAGAAAGCTCGTGAGGAACGCCGCCGAGAACGCAGAATTGAGATGGAGGAGAACAAGAAACAGGGCAAGT ACCCAGAAGTCTACATTCCCCTGGAGAATCTACAGCAGTTTCCTGCCTTCAATTCCCATGCCTGTTCCTCTGATTCTGCTTCGGGTCCCACCAGCAAAGAGGGCCAGGaggccctctccctttctcctcttaGCAGAAGTCCAGGTTCTCATGCAG ACTTTCTGCTGACCCCTCTGTCACCCACTGCCGGTCAGGGCAGTCCCTCCTGCGTTGGGAGTCTGGAAGAAgactctcccttcccttcctttgccCAG ATGCTGAGGGTTGGAAAGGCAAAAGCAGATGTGTGGCCCAAAAGTACTCCAAAGAAAG ATGAAAACAGCTTAGTTCCTCCTGCCTCTGTGGACAGTGACGGAGAGAGTGACAATTCAGACCGTGTTCCTGTGCCCAGTTTCCAGAATTCCTTCAGTCAAGCTATTGAAGCAGCCTTCATGAAACTGGACATACCAGCTACTTCGGACCCTCTCTCTG aagagaaaggaggaaagaaaagaaaaaagcagaagcagaagctccTGTTCAGTACCTCGGTCGTCCACACCAAGTGA
- the RNF10 gene encoding E3 ubiquitin-protein ligase RNF10 isoform X2, with product MPQSSPNAAATTASDMDKNSGSNSSSASSGSSKGQQPPRSASAGPAGESKTKSDGKNSNGSKRYNRKREYSYPKNENFSNQSRRPNSQKSKTFNKMPPERGGGSSKPFSSSFNGGRRDEVAEAQRAEFSPAQFSGPKKINLNHLLNFTFEPRGQASHFEGSGHGSWGKRNKWGHKPFNKELFLQANCQFVVSEDQDYTAHFADPDTLVNWDFVEQVRICSHEVPSCPICLYPPTAAKITRCGHIFCWACILHYLSLSEKTWSKCPICYSSVHKKDLKSVVATESRQYVVGDTITMQLMKREKGVLVALPKSKWMNVDHPIHLGDEQHSQYSKLLLASKEQVLHRVVLEEKLALEQQLAEEKHTPESCFIEAAIQELKTREEALSGLAGSKEEVTGVMAALEQLVLMAPLAKESDFQPRKGVLEYLSAFDDETTEVCPLDCPSCPPALSVVEEEEAVLEPEPEGLPEACDHSQLADDNLGEGTICIESSQEEPLNKPDTTHLSSSPCYYFYQAEDGQHMFLHPVNVRCLVREYGSLEQSPEKISATVVEIAGYSMSEDVRQRHRYLSHLPLTCEFSICELALQPPVVSKETLEIFSDDIEKRKRQRQKKAREERRRERRIEMEENKKQGKYPEVYIPLENLQQFPAFNSHACSSDSASGPTSKEGQEALSLSPLSRSPGSHADFLLTPLSPTAGQGSPSCVGSLEEDSPFPSFAQMLRVGKAKADVWPKSTPKKDENSLVPPASVDSDGESDNSDRVPVPSFQNSFSQAIEAAFMKLDIPATSDPLSEKGGKKRKKQKQKLLFSTSVVHTK from the exons ATGGAAAGAACTCGAATGGATCCAAGCGTTACAATCGCAAACGTGAATATTCTTAccctaaaaatgaaaattttagcaaCCAGTCCCGTCGCCCCAATTCACAGAAAAGCAAAACTTTTAATAAGATGCCTCCTGAAAGGGGTGGTGGCAGCAGCAAACCCTTTAGCTCTTCTTTTAATGGTGGAAGACGAGATGAG GTAGCAGAGGCTCAGCGGGCAGAGTTTAGCCCTGCCCAATTCTCTGGTCCTAAGAAGATCAATCTGAACCACTTGCTGAATTTCACTTTTGAACCCCGTGGCCAAGCAAGTCACTTTGAGGGTAGTGGACATGGCAGCTGGGGTAAAAGGAACAAGTGGGGACACAAGCCCTTCAACAAGGAACTCTTTTTACAGGCCAA CTGCCAATTTGTAGTATCTGAAGACCAAGACTACACAGCTCATTTTGCAGATCCTGATACTTTAGTCAACTGGGACTTTGTGGAACAAGTG CGCATCTGTAGCCATGAAGTGCCATCTTGCCCAATATGCCTCTATCCACCTACAGCAGCCAAGATAACCCGTTGTGGACACATCTTTTGCTGGGCGTGCATTCTGCACTATCTTTCACTGAGTGAGAAGACATGGAGTAAATGTCCCATCTGTTATAGTTCTGTGCATAAGAAAGATCTTAAGAG TGTTGTTGCCACGGAGTCTCGCCAGTATGTTGTTGGGGACACCATTACAATGCAGctaatgaagagagagaaaggggtctTGGTGGCCTTGCCCAAATCCAAATGGATGAATGTAGACCATCCCATTCATCTAGGAG ATGAACAGCACAGCCAGTACTCAAAGTTGCTGCTTGCTTCTAAGGAGCAGGTGCTACACCGGGTGGTACTAGAAGAGAAATTAGCGctggagcagcagctggcagaggaGAAGCACACTCCTGAGTCCTGCTTTATTGAAGCAGCTATCCAGGAGCTCAAG ACTCGGGAAGAGGCTCTGTCAGGATTGGCTGGAAGCAAAGAAGAGGTCACTGGTGTCATGGCTGCCCTGGAACAACTGGTGCTGATGGCTCCCTTGGCGAAGGAGTCTGATTTTCAACCCAGGAAG GGTGTGCTAGAGTATCTGTCTGCCTTTGATGATGAGACCACAGAAGTTTGTCCGCTGGACTGTCCATCTTGTCCACCTGCTCTCTCTGTGGTAGAAGAAGAGGAAGCAGTGTTAGAACCGGAGCCTGAAGGATTACCAGAGGCCTGTGATCATTCACAATTAGCAGATGACAATCTTGGGGAAGGGACCATTTGTATTGAGTCCAGCCAGGAGGAGCCCCTCAACAAGCCAGACACCACACATCTCAGCAGCTCTCCTTGTTACTACTTTTACCAAG CGGAAGATGGACAGCATATGTTCCTGCACCCTGTGAATGTGCGCTGCCTCGTGCGGGAGTACGGCAGCCTGGAACAGAGCCCAGAGAAGATCTCAGCAACTGTGGTAGAGATCGCTGGTTACTCCATGTCCGAG GATGTTCGACAGCGTCATAGATATCTCTCTCACTTGCCGCTCACCTGTGAGTTCAGCATCTGTGAACTGGCCCTGCAGCCTCCTGTGGTCTCCAAGGAAACACTGGAGATATTCTCAG ATGACATTGAGAAAAGGAAGCGTCAGCGCCAGAAGAAAGCTCGTGAGGAACGCCGCCGAGAACGCAGAATTGAGATGGAGGAGAACAAGAAACAGGGCAAGT ACCCAGAAGTCTACATTCCCCTGGAGAATCTACAGCAGTTTCCTGCCTTCAATTCCCATGCCTGTTCCTCTGATTCTGCTTCGGGTCCCACCAGCAAAGAGGGCCAGGaggccctctccctttctcctcttaGCAGAAGTCCAGGTTCTCATGCAG ACTTTCTGCTGACCCCTCTGTCACCCACTGCCGGTCAGGGCAGTCCCTCCTGCGTTGGGAGTCTGGAAGAAgactctcccttcccttcctttgccCAG ATGCTGAGGGTTGGAAAGGCAAAAGCAGATGTGTGGCCCAAAAGTACTCCAAAGAAAG ATGAAAACAGCTTAGTTCCTCCTGCCTCTGTGGACAGTGACGGAGAGAGTGACAATTCAGACCGTGTTCCTGTGCCCAGTTTCCAGAATTCCTTCAGTCAAGCTATTGAAGCAGCCTTCATGAAACTGGACATACCAGCTACTTCGGACCCTCTCTCTG agaaaggaggaaagaaaagaaaaaagcagaagcagaagctccTGTTCAGTACCTCGGTCGTCCACACCAAGTGA
- the POP5 gene encoding ribonuclease P/MRP protein subunit POP5, giving the protein MVRFKHRYLLCELVSDDPRCRLTLEDRVLIGLVRDTIARVHGTFGAAACSIGFAVRYLNAYTGIVLLRCRKEFYQLVWSALPFITYLENKGHRYSCFFNTLHVGGTIRTCQKFLIQYNRRQLLILLQNCTDEGEREAIQTSVNRSCLLLEESSGEEELPDSGAEEAAEAMA; this is encoded by the exons ATGGTGCGGTTCAAGCACAG GTACCTGCTCTGTGAACTGGTGTCTGACGACCCCCGCTGCCGCCTGACTCTGGAGGACCGTGTGCTGATCGGCCTCGTACGGGACACGATCGCCCGGGTGCATGGGACCTTCGGCGCGGCGGCCTGCTCCATCGGCTTTGCAG TTCGATACCTCAATGCCTATACTGGAATAGTGCTGCTTCGATGCCGAAAGGAGTTCTACCAGCTGGTGTGGTCAGCCCTGCCCTTCATCACGTATTTGGAGAACAAAGGACACCGCTACTCCTGTTTTTTCAACACCTTACACGTGGGAG GTACCATTAGGACATGTCAGAAGTTCCTGATTCAGTACAACAGGAGGCAGCTGCTGATCTTGTTACAGAACTGCACCGATGAAG GAGAGCGGGAGGCTATCCAGACGTCTGTCAACAGAAGCTGTTTATTACTAGAGGAATCATCTGGGGAGGAAGAGCTTCCAGACAGTGGAGCTGAGGAAGCGGCTGAGGCCATGGCGTGA